agcccaggcctccgAAGCCGTAGCCGTAGCCGAAGCCgccggagatgggcactccctgggcgctgagagcgctgcccacggcagccgatgtggaggatccgacggcggtgttctgggggaaggaggtgaggatgggtcctggcagggtgaccagcacggtggaaggctggatgacgacgcgggagtcctcgcactgcctgacgcagggctcgttgcagctgttagccAGCGGGGTGGGTCCGCAGGGGTTGCAGAGGTTGTTGCAGGCCATGTCTGTGGTGCGGGGggtccctggaagagagggtgttgaggaagcggaggggcgtgggggtgcgaggagcggtgctgcaggagggcaggggagcgtggaggcgtgttgtgtggcggtggggagcgtggcggtggggaggctttgtggctggtgaaggtgtgggcagagggtggtgggagagaggggccaggtggggcaggagaaaggaggagaagggggttggggctcaccttgttgacgttggaggagaaggggtgaggagaagtgtgtgagggagagaggcgctggtgcgtcttttatgctggtccgggaggggcgggccaggctttgcgcatgagagccttttgcagcgagcagcttttgcgtgccacagcctggggagtaatgaggtggggcgtgtctttgttgccgcagttctgcaatttcatgttctcgTCTTGAGGACGTGTCCACTTGgtcttggctgcattttttaaggGAGAGTTTGTGTTTGGGAGGCTTTTCTTGGAAGGTGCGTGTCAGGGTTTTTGGCAGACGCATCCAAAGCGTAGGAGAGGTAGGGTGTCATCAGTGAGGTCATGCCATGGCACTcgtgtggtgtggtttgtgggtgcGTGGTGAAGAGGGGCCTCATTTCctcacagccctggcagagtGGTGCGCGctctggaggtgtgtggggcgtgaggggTTGCCCCTTCCCTTGCGTTGGGTCTCTGTCTTGCAAGAGCAGGACATTGTCTTGGCAGGCCTGCTTAAGAGCTCGCCAGCCCTGTGGCGTTGGGAACGCTTGCGCGCTCCCCAAAGGCTTGTGTTGGCTCCTCCGTAGTACTCCCCTTAGCTGGGGTGTTCAGGTTTGCAGCCTGGGCTCTGACGTGACGCAGTGCTTGGTCTCTTGTGTGGCACATCCAAAGAAGAGCCAGTGAAGGAGGTGAAGGGTCTAGATAGCGAGACTTCTGAGGAGCGTTTGAGGGAAGTGTGGGTGtttgataggacaagaggaaagggcctcaagttgcagcaggggaggttcagattggatgttaggaaaaagtgtgtgagcaaaagggttatcaagcactggaacaggctgcccagggaagtggttgattCACAATCGCGGGAGGTATCAGAAAGACATGGAaacgtggtgcttagggccatggtttagtggtggacttggacATGCTAGGTTAACAGTCAGACTTGCtaatgttaaaggtcttttccaacccaaatgactcTCTGATTGTTTATGGggcaccctgcaagggcaggtgagtttctggagagccTGTGAGTGTGGCAAGAGGCATAGGGTGAGTGGGAGCATCTGGCAGAGGAGGTGCTGAGCCGGGGCCTTTGGGGTCTTTCTTTGCGGTGAGTGCTGAGGGTTGAGGGTGCTTCTCTGCACAGTGTTTGACGGGAGAAGGAGGATTTGGAGATTGGCGAGGGGAGCTGGAGGCGAGCatgcagcacgtggctgcagaACTGAGAGCCTGGTAGTGGTGGATGGATGCGGAAGGGTTGATGAATGGCAAGGCGTGCCCCAGTTGAGCCGAGGTGagcgtttgcaggctgtttgtcaggcgagcagtgcttgttgctgaggaagatgaaaagagGTACTAAGGAGTGCTGTGTGACTGGGTGCAC
Above is a window of Pelecanus crispus isolate bPelCri1 unplaced genomic scaffold, bPelCri1.pri SCAFFOLD_315, whole genome shotgun sequence DNA encoding:
- the LOC142596990 gene encoding feather keratin-like — its product is MACNNLCNPCGPTPLANSCNEPCVRQCEDSRVVIQPSTVLVTLPGPILTSFPQNTAVGSSTSAAVGSALSAQGVPISGGFGYGYGFGGLGCFGARRACYPC